ACTCCACACAAGCTGTCGCTGATGACCTTAAGCTTCCTAGGATTGTGTTAAGGACCAGTAATGTCTCGTCTTTTATTGTTTTGTCCTCCATGTCATTGCTGTTCGAAAAGGGTTACCTTCCGTTGCAAGGTACGCATAGATCATTTGTTGTTTACTCTCCATTTCTGCAATAAAAAGGTTTACTGAAATGCTGCATCTTATTGGTTGTCAGATTCTGTGGTAGAAATGGAAGTCCCAGAGCTTCCACAATTCAGATTCAAAGACATAGCAATGCTGGAAGCAAGTGATAGGGAAAGCTTTCTTCAATTCATTGAGATACTAGTTCAAGAAACCAAGGCTTCTTCAGGGATTATATTGAACTCATGTGAAGATCTTGAGCAAGAATTTCTATCAAAACTTTCGTTGTTATTTCCCATCCCAGTTTTTCTCATAGGTCCTTTCCACAAGTATTTTCCAGCTTCATCCAGTAGTTTACTGCCTCAAGACAGGACCTGCATATCATGGCTAGACAAACAACAACCCAACTCAGTGATTTATGTTAGCTTCGGAAGCGTAGCGGCTATAGAAGAGGCTGACTTCTTGGAGGTAGCTTGGGGACTGGCCAACAGCATGCAACCCTTTTTGTGGGTGGTTCGACCGGGGTTGGTCCAGGGCTCCGAATGGCTTGAAATTTTACCAAATGGGTACTTGGAAATGGTAGGGGAAAGAACCCACATAGTGAAATGGGCTCCCCAACAGGAAGTTCTAGCTCACCCTTCAACGGGAGCATTTTGGACACACTGTGGGTGGAATTCAACACTGGAGAGCTTATGTGAAGGGGTCCCCATGATCTGTCAGCCATCTTTTGGTGACCAGAAGACAGACTCAAGATTTGTAAGCCATGTATGGAGGGTTGGGGTTCATTTGGAATTCAAGATAGAGAGAGGGGAGATTGAGAGGGCAATCAGGAGATTAATGGTGGAACCTGAGGGACAGGAAATGAGAGAGAGGATCAAGTTAATCAAAGACAAGATCAATCTTTGTCTAAAACCTGGAGGTTCATCTTACAAATCTTTGGACAATTTGGTTAGTTACATACTTTCTATGTAGTCCATTAAGTCtcttatgtaatattttaataaaacatttaaacccTTATATTTTTTAGAGTTATATGGACTAAAGGTTTATCTACTTTGTCCAATATGTCTACTTCaatgaaattaattattgtaCGGGTACTCATAAGTCGGTTTTAGGGGGGAAAATGAAAAAGGTAAGCAACAAAGAGAATGACGTAACGTAACAAATCTACTAGGGTTAGCGCTTCCAAATTCATTACTGCAGATGTAGCTGTAGATGTAGATGTAGATGTAGATGTAGATGAATGTGATGAATCCTTTGATCATCTTTGAAATGTCAAATTATGAGTATATAAAGACAAAGGggcatatttcatatttaaaggATGTCTATCCATAtccaaatatataaaacaaactactttattttaaaaaataaataaataaataaagagtcCAAATAATAGAAGCGGTAAACTCAAACTATCAACTTAAATTGCTTACCACGTTCAAGAAGAGGTCAAGAGGAACCAATCATAAGGGCATAAGAAGAATGCAGTGTAGTACAGAAGCTGCAATTCAGATGAGAATTACAAGTGTTTGATAAACTTTTCTTCTTGTGTGAATCAATTGTAACAATAACAAAACTTAATGGTACTAATATAGACACCATACTACATATATCTGTTGCTACCAGAGAGTTTGCGTTGGCACGGAGATTGTAACTGCAAGGGGTGCTAGGAAGGTGGACACTAGTTGAGTCCGGTTCATGACTGGAAACTATCACCACGAGCTTTGTTGCAGCATATTTTCAAGAGGGTACATTGAAGTGAAAGAGCCAGGAGATTACAAAGGCAAAGACCAAACAGGCTAGCAGGAAATTTAGAAACCGATGGCCCTGCCAAAAGTTTCGAGTTTCCGCAGCATGAATTGCGACTGGAGCCGCTGTTGCTGTGGAATCATTTGCCTCATTCCACAGCTCCACCGTATCCGTCTCGTTTGCGGCAGCAACATTCCGAGCAATCGATCCGCAAATCTCACAAGTCCTGGTAACAGTAGAAACAAACAGAAAGCATAAATAGGATGGTAAAGCATACTTGATTCAGAAATTTCATTTTGGCAATGTATAATGCAGAATATAGTAAATATTAAAACCCTTTAGTTTCAGAACAAAAACAGTCAGTGTACTAAAGCATCTAAATTACTAAGATCAACACCCAAAATAAGTACCATCACAGCATTTCTGCCTTAAAAAGAACAGCATGGAATGCTGACCAATCTTACATAGTAATAGTACACAGTTTAGATAAGCATTGCATTTCCAGGGCATTTCAGTCCCCAAATCACTAAGATTTCAACAAATATGTTCTATAAACTTCTATTGCAAGAACAAAGTGGGGGTAATGATCCAAGAAACAAAATGCCCAAGGGACTGAAATTAGTTACCTGTTACCCTGAATCTTGAACCATGCCTCAGCACAGTGTTTATGTGCAGCAGCCAAATCATCCTTACAAGAACAACCCAACTCTATAGGCACACCAGATTCTTGATTATTTGGATCCAAGCTGAGATGGCAAATCCTGCAATCTGTCTCCATTTTTGCCAAATGTAGCTTGGTCTCAGTCACCCCAGACTCCAGATCCAGTTCATGAGACATGGAAGATTCCCTCTCTTTGATGATCTCAGTTGTCCCAGATTCTTCATCTGTTGATGAACAAGAAGATGAACACCTTCCTTCTTGTTCTCTGTTATCTGTTTGGTTTGCTTGCTCTTCTTTTTCTCCATCAATGTCAATAACAACTCCTTGGGATTGTTTTGGTAAACCTTCCATGTTTAAGACCTTGATGATGAATCTTCATGTAATGTTCTTACAGATAAAGATTTTCAATGTCTGAATGCCCACCTTAGAGTTTTTTTAACAATGTGTTAATAACAGAGTTAGCTGTCTCAAAGTCACACCTGAAGTGAATTAACAGACAAGTAGAAGAGAACACCAGGTGTAAAACAATTTAAGCGACTTTTGGTAGAGAAGTTGAAAGAGAAGGTCCA
The sequence above is drawn from the Gossypium hirsutum isolate 1008001.06 chromosome A05, Gossypium_hirsutum_v2.1, whole genome shotgun sequence genome and encodes:
- the LOC107960110 gene encoding UDP-glycosyltransferase 76B1 codes for the protein MKLKGRGSVMLFPLPFQGHINPMLQLANILHERGFSISIIHTRFNSPNPLNYPLFRFYPIPDGLSENHVISSDPNRIVAFVKFLNSNCQTPFRVCLAKLISTSLEDEDPTACLVTDALWYSTQAVADDLKLPRIVLRTSNVSSFIVLSSMSLLFEKGYLPLQDSVVEMEVPELPQFRFKDIAMLEASDRESFLQFIEILVQETKASSGIILNSCEDLEQEFLSKLSLLFPIPVFLIGPFHKYFPASSSSLLPQDRTCISWLDKQQPNSVIYVSFGSVAAIEEADFLEVAWGLANSMQPFLWVVRPGLVQGSEWLEILPNGYLEMVGERTHIVKWAPQQEVLAHPSTGAFWTHCGWNSTLESLCEGVPMICQPSFGDQKTDSRFVSHVWRVGVHLEFKIERGEIERAIRRLMVEPEGQEMRERIKLIKDKINLCLKPGGSSYKSLDNLVSYILSM
- the LOC107960111 gene encoding uncharacterized protein encodes the protein MEGLPKQSQGVVIDIDGEKEEQANQTDNREQEGRCSSSCSSTDEESGTTEIIKERESSMSHELDLESGVTETKLHLAKMETDCRICHLSLDPNNQESGVPIELGCSCKDDLAAAHKHCAEAWFKIQGNRTCEICGSIARNVAAANETDTVELWNEANDSTATAAPVAIHAAETRNFWQGHRFLNFLLACLVFAFVISWLFHFNVPS